TAGGGTGCCTTCTTAGTCTTCGGAATCCAAAAGCTTTCTTCACAAAATGACAGGTACAATATACTCTAGTTATAATTACAGATCGCGTCCCTTTAGTATTATAATGATGTTGGAGAAATTGGAGCTGGGGGTATACAGATGACTGCCAAAATCTAAAACATAACATATAGAGTGATGTCAGTAGATACATAAAACATACCGGATAGGAAATTCTGATGAATATTAGTAGCATATGAGCAACTCAACTTTTCATAGTAAAAGGCATGATGCATCCCCCAATGACCACATAGCTTATATTTTTTTACTAGGGAATGATTACCTAGTTAATAGCCTAACTATTTTTCAAGTTTTGAAGGTTAACTGATATTTTTGAAATACTGACTAGAAGATTTCTATAATCAAGTGCATGACTTGCATGGAAAAGAATATAAATGACTTCTCATAACTCCAAGAATCAGCAGATATTGCGttcatttcaattttttttaaaaaaaacaaactTTACAAACAGAATAAATACTAGTTACTATGTTACTGACTGGAGTTTAATGGTATCTATGCTAACTTGCAAAGTACCATGTACCTGAGAAAATATGAAAAGTTCAAGCATGAAgacagacatatatatatttgtgagcaccattacaaataaaaaaaaaaaaaaaaaaaagatgGCAGGGCTCAAGATCTTACGGTATCAATATTTTTTTTGATGAGAATCGCCATAATTCTGCCTTGTATCTGCTTTGCAAAATTAATCAAGAAGAACATCAAAACTATCATGAGGTACAAGGTAAGAGTACCTTGCAACCGCATAATAGCAAAAAAGAATATGAGTGAAAGATGCATGCATCACCGCTACAGGCACTACTTATTTTGATACCTTGCATAATACAACAAAATTCACCTTGCAGAATGCATATTTTGACAAAAACGAGTCGTGTTTTTTAAAAATAACCTGGAGTAGAATTAATCATCACAAAAGAATTTGTGGAAGTAAGAATCAAAAGAAGCCTATTGAGTGAACAATTGAAATAATACGAACAGATATTATTTACTTCAATTGATGATGCACNNNNNNNNNNNNNNNNNNNNNNNNNNNNNNNNNNNNNNNNNNNNNNNNNNNNNNNNNNNNNNNNNNNNNNNNNNNNNNNNNNNNNNNNNNNNNNNNNNNNggagtgaaggcaacactgaagaaactaaatctctaccttccatacctgaaccctttgttgctgatcccactataaacatccatggtgaaccaatcatcccaaaagaggaacctattgattgggacaccatcaatttgcctacctttttaaccactcttccactaccaaagaaacagaaaagaaaatccaaatctacacctcccctaaactctaagaaattcactcaaaaacataaacctaaccctaagccacccatttctaaagatgattatgttcacatctgtgacataaaagaaatttcagacattgaactctatctggatgagctggaggatgtaaggggaattgctgcttacagacagctacccgagagattggtgttcagatacaaaggagctggggaaagaacatggcctctctacaggattctgaatgaaggctactctaccttgatcagagtcttttcagccatacaaaaggattctggctttatcaggactgccaagactgaaattctcaacaagattgccaacataaggaaaacttggagggagcccaatgccttgcccagaaccttactcattcaagaaaggggaactacaattcacaaatcacatcattggttgatggaattcagagatgataaaggagtcagaagtttttttagacttgaagaccaactcaagattgccagcaatgaaactctcaaagaaatgcaatctaagttggatatcagtgatgaagatgaagctgaattcttcagacaactccaactccaacttgaggaaaatgacaaagggctaggaaagaaaaccagggaacaaagaagaaaaagatgatttgctcaggctagaggagcatccttggaaatactgtaaatcttcaattaccttctagtacatacacttttgcagcacttttgaatttctacttagtttcagttcatatatttgttaagtgttttgttatcatcaagttaaccttgaatttatgtctacaattcttatagacataaatagggggagattgttaggaatatatgtgcattagtttgatgatatgtttaacaaaacacttaagtagaaatctagtgtttgtagcctcaacggataagaccattttggctatccgttgatggtgtagctttacttagaaataagtctagtgttgtagcacatttcagtctctgaatttgagatataaattcttaaatgttgagggaaattataagtcatgttgactactagaggatatgcagataggaaggccaattgtaagtatttcatgccttgtaattttgtataaatgaaatggtgtcaacggataacttaaagaccttcaacggatgagaaacaaagcttcaacggataacatccttcaacggatgagtgcatcaacggatagagcttcaactgctaacacatcaacggataaagccatcaacggatgaaggcttcaacggatgttctgttaaatagcagttgacaagtggtagttgtacctacaaacagaggcacatgggttgacagagacaactgagatgtggtagcctatttcaggaacatcagaaaaagcagccgttctactctagtataaagaggcaatagtcaacaatgcactagagtaaaatggagaagaaacaagtggagaacttattttattattgtactttttatctttgtcttcacttgtaaacttggtgatatataaaccaagtagcagctagtaattagaagagaatttttccagagctgtttagaaaaatcttgagagaaaaattatctagtttgtactaggacgcagctgtgatcaacttcttgaatcacagattttctgaaataccatctctggtggaacaacaatccaccagaaaagtttttaaggtctgttgtgttctttacattagtgtttgaatatatatctgtcagtattagcttaaagcaattcatacacttatttatcttaaacacatagcctttgaaactgctcaaaacttgaaaaagttttgagatttacattcaaccccccttctgtaaatctcattgttagttcattaggaataacaatactttatattagaaattgacatgatattgtgtgaaattctgaaattaatgaattaaattattaaaaggtaaaaaaatattttttttaattattttccgcctagaccgcctaggaccgatttttgaccgcctagcccgcctaatcccgattttgacccgattttttgaaaaaacgcctaaatcaccgcctaagtccgagtcggggcgttttaccaccgcctagcctaggcggccgcctagaccgatttttagaacatCGGTCACAACAAATCTGCTATGTTGGGGTACTTGAAAGACAAAGTGAAATCGAGAATAAGGAGCTGGGATGATAAACATGTGGCTAGGTCTGGGAAGGAAATTTGAATCAAATCTGTCGCTCAGACATTACCAACCTATGCCATGAATGTCTTCTTACTTCCACTGGATATCACCCGAGACATAGAAAAATGCTTGTCGAAATTTTGGTGGAACACTGATCAGCCTCAAAAGTCTCAAATAAACTGGATGTCTTGGGATCGGATGTCGAAACATAAAACAAGAGGTGGGTTGGCTTTTAGAAATTTCAGGGACTTTAACATCGCTATGTTGGGAAAGTAAGGATGGCGATTTATGGTTTTAACTAACAGTCTGGCTTCGACAGTGTATAAAGCTAAGTACTTCTCGGAAACTGACTTCATGAACTCAAGTTTGGGTCATAACCCAAGCTTCATATGGAGGAGCATCTTCGAAGCAAATCAGGTGTTGAAGGAAGGATTGCGCTGGAGAATAGGAAATGGAGAAGACATAAATATTTTGGGTCAACCTTGGCTGGAGGATGCTCAAAACCCATACATTACGTCGACTACTCAAGGCCTGGAGGATAAAAGGGTGAAGTCGTTTTTCTGCATGGACAGGAAAGAATGGGATGTGGATATAATCAGAGATATCTTTAATATCCGAGACCAGGAACATATTCTCAAAACTCAGCTGCATGAGTCGAATAATGGAGATGTGTTGTTCTGGAATCTGGAAGACTCGGGATTATATTCTATTAAGAGTGCCTACAGAAAGTTACAGATGCAGAAGGAAGTCACAAGCTCTACGGATAATGAAGATTTCTGGAAATTACTTTGGCGAGTCAAAGCTCCTCCAAAAACTCTAAATTTGGTTTGGCGAGCTCTTACAGGATGTCTGCCAACCAAGTCACAATTAATTTCTAAACATGTTCATCTTACTGCTTTGTGTCCTGTCTGCAATGAAGGAGAAGAAACGGTCTATCAATGTCTAGTCTCATGCCCAGTTGTTCGACAATGCTGGGCGATTCTTCTGCCAGGAAGAGGTTGGGTGGAAGATGAGGACTTCTTAGCGTGGTTGAAGTCGTGGTTAAAGACAGAGAGTGCTAAAAAACAGAGTAGTTGCTCAGCAAAGCAATATCTTACACAATGGAAGCTAGCCCAAAGTAGAATTCCTACGGTTTCTCTCCAACCACAGTTTGAAGGAGATGGAGGTTCAGTCTGGGCAAAGTCGTTACCGAACATAGTTAAGATATCAGTTGGCGTAGCTGTCTTTGAAGATCGTGGTGGCGTGGGGTTTGGGATGATAGCCCGTGATTCAGAAGGGCTGCTGATTGAAGCCAAGGCACTAGTCTACCCTCATCTGGTCACTCCTATACTGGCTGAAACTATGGCGATAAAGGAGGCACTAAGCTGGATTGACAGAGATCGATGGCCTCAAGTTATTCTAGAATCTGATTGTTTGGTTGTGGTTCAAGCAATCAGAGGATCAACTCCAATGCGATCACATTTTGGTCAGCTTGTGGAGGAATGCCGGTTGCTCATGTAACGACTCAACATCAGCTTGTTAGGGAGTCGTATAATTTCTCTGATCGTATATTTGATAGGAGTTCTGTTCCTATCATTATTCAAAACTTTATTGAGTTGGATTTGGTTCCTATCAGCTTGTTAGGGAGTCAATGCATTTTCTCCTTTCGTTTTTGGTTGACAGTTTGTAAAGAGATTTTTTGAGAGAGACTCTATGCATATTGACTTGTGCGTTTCTTTCAACTACTTCACAAGAAATTTAATTAACTTTTTAGAttgattttgaaatattttcatgCTATGTTTTTTTCGTTTCAATTCGATTTTATTCAATTTTTAACTGATTCAAATTAGGTTTCGAATTTATTCGATTTTTTGCTCACTGCTAAATGTCACCTGGTTACTATTAATTTTTTTCACTTATTGTTTTTTTAATGAAATTACCAAAAATACCAccttttatgaaaatatttacaaaaatacggATGCGAGTTGCATATGAGGTTGAAACAGTTGCTTATATGGTTGCATACGAGATTAATCCGTtttttttgcaaatattttctgCAACTTGGGTATTTATGCAAAAATCCTTTTTTTAATCTAATTTACGGAACAACAATCTCTCCCGTATATTTTAGTCAAATTCAAGTTACGATAATTTAGTGTTACAGATGATATTGTTACAAAAAAAATTGTTACAAAAAATTTTCCTAAATATTATATAAATGGTAACTTTCCTCGTAATAATATGGGACCCGCGTGCATTCATATGTATCCACGAATTATATTTCAACACATGTCATGACACGTCATTTGTAATTATTTTGGTACAACTTTTTTGGTTAGCATTACTCTTTGATTAATCGATTGTTAGTCATGAACTTGTCTCCGTCTAATTGTTACTCTATGAAGCAAGTGCATCAACCATTTTCTGCAGTAATCAATGATGACTATGGATGAAAAACTGTCTCATAGGATGTGTCTCGAGACTATTTCCGGTTAGTAAACAATCATTCTAAAACCTCGAGGTGTTAGAAGGTCCTTAGCAGAATCATATTGAAGACATTCCCGTTGTCCTTAACGACTTCCGCATGAGTCAATTTTCTGTTGCCAGGTTCCAAACCAGCTCTACGAATCTCATCAGTATCGGAAAATTTCATTAATTAATCGATTATTAACTTATGAAGATTTTACCTGATTTATACAACGGAATCGAAAAAAGAGCAGCCATCTCATCTCCTGGTACTTCTGCAGTAGCCAGCACTTCATGCAGAAAGAAGAAATCTGACAAAGCAACTCTCCTGGAGGAAggattatatatttttatatgcACTGTAGCCGACTAAAATTCTCTGTGTTCAGTATCAGCTCTAAAATTTTAAGGTGGTAGAACAATGTCGAGGATCTTATACTCTTGAACACTGAGCTAATGGTATATTATGTAAATGCATGCCTCGTAAAAATCGACAGGTTTACTTATTCATAGACATGCATACTGTCATATTATAGTTCAATAGATTCCAATAGATCAATATTGTTGTTTTCCTTTAAAAAAAGGGTAGTATAGTATCAGAGACTTGGTTGCATGAAGTTGCGGAAACTTTAATGTTAAGTTGATATTAAACGTATTCAGAATACATCTGAAGTTTCTTTGGTTTCCTGAGCCTTGTTAATCATGCAGGATTACAGGAAGCTAGCTACCGTACAAATATGATTACTGGAATTTGAGATCAGTGCCAGTCTGCTAGACACTACAAGaaatctggccatttacgacggtttttttgaactgaaatcgtcgtaattgagccatttacgacgggaaaaaatcgtcgtttttggtcgagtagtaagttcgttttttcgtcacaagataaaattaaattgtgtcgcaagttaggaagtcggacccacatactcaataaaataataaatctacttacgacggaaTTTATGGTCGTAAGATACAGAGGACATGTGCAGAAGGATTGATAGCTGCTTAAGAGTGGTGGTTGAATTGTAAATGCCTTTTGATTGGATCAAATGGTCCTTGAATTTCCAAAGTGAACTCATTGGCTTTGCACTTCTTGAATTTATGAGTGTACGTAATTATCAAAacttaattataaaaataaatgaatttaTGCAAAAATGTTACAAAGGCGTGTTAAAAACTCGAGCCTGTTACAAAATTTGAAAATTGTGCTCAATTTGTAAAAGATATGTTTTAACTTCATTCCTAACAAACTTCTCGTTATATTTAAAAGAGATTCAAAATTTGAATATCGTAAGTAAGTTAGAGTTCTTAATTATCGTAAACAAATAAATTTATGCAAAAAGGTTACAAGAAGTCAAGAACATGCTAAGAATTTATCTCTTATCGTTCGGATGTCAAGTTATATTCTCGCTCACCTCATATATTTTTGATAGAATAAATACTACAAATAAGACTTGCTAGTACATAACTCGTGCGATACACGgttgtttttatcattatatattgtCAAATATAATTTTAACATATTGATGTTGAGATTCAAACCTTATATCCCAAGTATAATAATTTTACAATACATCAAggttatttttatcattatatattgtaaattataattttaatatattgctGGTAGTATTCGAACCTTATATTTTATgtataataatttttaagattATATCTGACGGTTAACGGTTCTGTATTGAGTGACCAAGGACCAataaccaaatttttaatatttcatctTTAAGATAACAGTATAGATAGATAACATTAAATAACtcttataataaaataaattaaaaaaaaagagattttaaaaagaaataaagattaacaaattcaATTAAAAGGAGTTTATCATTCATTAAGGGCATAATGAAATTGGTGCGTGTGTGCTAATTTTTTCACAAATTATCTGCAACATGGAGCACATCTCGTTGGAGTTTAAGCATCCATTACAAGTCATGAAGTGATTGCTTGAGGAATCTTGTTGATCACCTATCATGCTTCCCCAAAAGAGTGTCTTGATTATAGTTGTAAGTACCTTCTTAAAGTATATAAATGTGATATTAAGATAGTTTCTATTTTTCATTGTTTTTTATGGTTGTTTAGGTTATGTTCATTGTCTTGGTTCTCATTGTTTTCATCATGGGAGGATCTAGTGACGACAGGGAGATCAGGGGAGAATCTAGTAAGGGGCACGGACAGGGGAGAGTCTAGTAAGGGACACGGACAGGGACGAATCCATAAATTTTTATTTAGGGGGATAGTGGTCAAATTTTGAGAAGACACcttcatatttttttaattttgaggGGGCACTTtcatttattttcaaaaaaattaatgGTGAAAAATGTAAAATTTGATTTTACGGCGGCACGTGCCCCCGGGGACACGGGGTACTGCCTTTGTAAATAAATTTTTTAGATTTTTTCACcattaaattttttgaaaattatagAAGTGCCCATGTAAAAATAAAAGTATAACTCGATGTCTCTCAAAATTTACTCGGTGCCCCTTAAGTAAAAGTTTATGAATCATCCCCTGGTTTTGATTACAACAATGTTATGAACTATGAGGTTTGCTATTCGTATCATTTTGATGACAATTGTTTTAAGGTACCGGAAAACTATCTGACGTTTTTAAGGATGGAAGTATAAAAGCAAGTCCAACAATTTCATAACTCATTTTTtgtataaaatataaaaaatcgCTCTTAGTAGTTTAGGACAAAGATAAGGAATTTTTTCTTCGACAATCTTACTTATACTCATTTCCAATTTGTACATTCTTTACTATAAAATGTTAGTTTGGGAATCCTTTAAAACAGAGGGATGTTAAGTGATACTCCTACTGATTTAAGGAATCGTTGGTGCACCTTTTTTGATATCATTCATCATATTTCATCTTAAGAGGATGGATAGCTAGTCTATTGGACTTGCTTGAATAATATATGAATAGATTACGGTAAATAGTCTAGTCATCTAGGCGTCTAGGGTCTTTTTTGTGTTTCCTTTTAATACTCATATCGTAAGCAAATCTCAGTCGTCATCACTAGGCTAGTATAAAAGTACTAGTTTTTTCCTATGTTGTTGTGCATTATTGCGCATTTCATGTTTAAATGCGGAATTTTTGATTCATATATGcaatttcattttcattttttgttGAATATACAGTTGAACCTTGATTAAGTAACAATCGATAAAATAATATTGACAGTGTATTTTTACTCCAAATAAAGTAATAAACTCACCGAagtaatttaattttttttcttggTCCCAAGCCTGTTACTTTAAAGATGTATAAGTGTAATTAATTCACCATATGCTAGTTTCATCACTCCATTATTTTTTGAGTCACATAGTTGATTGTTTGTACCGGATAAATTTGCAGATGTATTTAGCATAAGCACGAATGTATTATTATATAGAGCATCGAAATATATAGGATATAGAGCTAGAAAGGATCAAAGGACAATTGCTTTCTTTGGAGCTTTTATAAATACATGATAACTGGAAAATAAACAAGCACTTGGTGATAATTTATATCACCAAAAAAGAAAACTTTGAGGGAAGTAAGTAATAAAGACAAGAATTGCTTTTTGTGATTCTTGAGTTATTGCTGCATTAGTTGATGCAGCTTTATTTTTACTGTTACTGGCTCCATTGTCATGCTTTACCGCAGCGTTTTATCATCCTGCATTAGTCAAAACAAATAAGAACTTAAGAATAATGCTTAATCGATGATGTAATTGTGGCTGCACTAGCAATCCTTGTACTGTAGGCATGCATGTTGGCTTAACATGTATTCTGTTGCAGCACTAGACAGGGTAGGTGTAGCGCTAGAAAACGTGAACAAAGAATGTTTGTGGGAGCATATCTTTACATGCTCCATTACCTATATTTGTGAAATGCTTATGATCTAAGTAGAACACATGAAATATGACAGAAAGGTGATTTTGGAGGCTGCCGACAGGGAGACAACATGATAAGGTGATTTTGAGTTGAGTAGGAAAAAATGCTCATTCGCGGGGATACGAGTACGTTTATGTGGTCATCTGGAAGAGCATGTTTATTGTTCTGTAAATTGGAATCTCGGTCTAATAATAATTTGTAACATATTCTTAACAAGAGTTTTGATGGTTCATACAGTGAGCAATTATAAAAAATTCTCTGTTAAATAGTTGGAGTATTTAATGCATGGTTTACAAAAGATTGTAGGAGAGAAATAAGATTGCTTCTTGCTAAAAGGCTACTAACATGTTTAGTCATAAAATGCATTTTATGAAAAAGGTGATGGTTTAGCTATATACTTACTTGACTTGGTAGCTAGTAAAACAAGTCCTATGCTAACAGAATTAAGTAACATCTGCATCTACTCGACTGTACTCTTGGTACCTTGAATATTACCTCCAGTGGTACGATAGTTGGGGTAGGGCACATTGCCATTCTCAATGCGCCTGATGTCTGCCACGAGGATTTCATAATGCCTCTTCACCTCCTCGGCTGTCTTGCCACCGACAGCTTTGGCGACATTGTACCAACGGTCAGGAGTGTCCTTGTCATACAAAGCCAGAGCCTTTTCAAAGGCTTTGTTCTGCTTAACAGTCCATGACCCATGGGAAGACATCGATGCCATGCAAGTTTACCTGTGAGGAAGTTCTATGAAATTGTTAAGAGCAGAAGATGTGTGTAGCTAGAGAAATGGATTGGACTTCGAATAAAAGGAACGAGAAATGTGAAGGATTTCAACTTAAAAGTCAGTGAGAAAA
This sequence is a window from Apium graveolens cultivar Ventura chromosome 9, ASM990537v1, whole genome shotgun sequence. Protein-coding genes within it:
- the LOC141682852 gene encoding protein RADIALIS-like 1 isoform X2, whose product is MASMSSHGSWTVKQNKAFEKALALYDKDTPDRWYNVAKAVGGKTAEEVKRHYEILVADIRRIENGNVPYPNYRTTGG
- the LOC141682852 gene encoding protein RADIALIS-like 1 isoform X1, which translates into the protein MASMSSHGSWTVKQNKAFEKALALYDKDTPDRWYNVAKAVGGKTAEEVKRHYEILVADIRRIENGNVPYPNYRTTGGNIQG